The window ACTCAGTCTCTGCCTGGGCCGTTCTTTACCGAGCGGCGTGCAGGCGCAGGCAATGAGTTTTGGGGACGGCGCACACCGCTGTCCGGGAGCCTTTCTGGCGATTCACGAGAGCGATGTTTTTCTGCAGCGCCTGCTGAGCTTGCCCCTGCGCATTGCGGGTTCCCCACAGCTAACCTTCAACGAGATGCTGATGAGCTATGAGATCCGCGAGTTCAAGATAAAACTTGAGCGGCCTGCCGAACGGGAACTGCCGAATGTGTTCTAGAGCAGCAGAGTGAAGTGCTAAAGAGCGTGACGTAACGGTTGAAAGGGTTGTGTTGCCTTAACCAGACCGGGATAGGCTGACCGTCCGTGACCGATGCCAAGCCCTACCGCCACCGTTTTCCCATGACCATCATCCAGCAGGTGGTTTGGCTGTGCCGCCGAGTTTCAGTGGGCCATCAGGATGGTTGTGTTGCCCCAACTGCCGGGAACCTGGACAGGTTCTGTCGTATAAGGGGCTGAATTTCTACACAAGCGCATGTATATTTATACGATGACAGTCCTCACCAACACCCAGCGCTGGCTGGACAGCGAGCACCGCTATGACAGCGGTGTCTTCAACAAGCACCCGCTCGTTCTCGTGCGTGGTCAGAACACCACGGTCTGGGACGCCGAAGGCCGCGCCTACCTGGACTGCGCTACAGGCGCCGGCGTCGCCTCCGTCGGCCATTGCAACCCAGACGTGGTCCGCGCCATCCAGCAACAGGCCGCAACGCTCCTGACCGTCGCTCAAACCATTCCCAATGACAAGCGCGCTGAGTTCCTTGAGGTCCTCACCAGCCTGCTCCCCGATCCTCTCCACCGTGTATTCCTATGCAGTAGCGGCACAGAAGCCATGGAAGCCGCGAAGAAGTTTGCGGTCACTGCTACACGCCGCAGCAAATTCATCGCCATGAAACGGGGCTTTTCAGGACGCAGCCTGGGTGCCCTCGCCTTTACCTGGGAACCCGCGTACCGTGAACCCTTCGGCGCCATTCTTGACAGTGCAAACGTCGAATTTATCGCGTACGGTGATACGGAGGCCCTGCAAGCGGCTCTTGACGACTCGGTTGCTGCCGTGATCCTCGAACCTGTACAGGGGGAGGGCGGCGTCCGCCCCGCGGACCTCACCTTCATGCAGGTCGCGCGTGACCTGACCCGTCAACACGGCGCGTTGTTGATTCTCGACGAAATTCAGACCGGGTTCGGCCGCACAGGCAAGATGTTTGCCATGGAGCATTTTGGAATCGTTCCAGACGGCATTACACTCGCCAAAGCGATGGGAGGCGGCATTCCTATCGGCGCCTTTGTCACGACGGCGGACGTGGCGTCCCGCATGCCGAAGGGCGGGCACGGTGGGACGTTCGGTGGCAACCCCCTGGCCATGGCAGCCGGTACGGCCGCAATGCGGTTTACGGCACGGGAACACTTGCCGGAGCAGGCCGCAGAGAAGGGGGCGTATTTCCTGCAGCAACTGCGCGCCATCACCAGCCCTAAAATTCGCGAGGTGCGTGGGCTGGGCTTGATGATAGGCGTAGAACTCAAGCAAAAGAGCGCGCCCATCATCGCTGCCTTGGAACAAGATGAGGGGGTGCTGGCTCTGCCGGCGACCTCGCTGGTGGTTCGATTTCTCCCCCCTCTGACCATCACGCATGACGAAATTGATCAGGTGGTGACAGCATTTGAGCGGGTCTTGCAACGAAGCTGAGCCCAGCTGCACGTTGTGCAGTGGCCAGCAGATTCGCATTGAAAGTGTCTTCCTGTCGGCCGAGCACTTATGACGGAAGGCATGGGCAGGTGCAGCAACTCAGTAGGGTTGCGGCCTCTACGAATGACAGTCCAGTACGCTTGGGACGGCCCATCACGCCGTCCTTTTGGTGTTTTTTTCCTCTGGTGGAACGACACTGCAGGCGATGAGCCGGCCAGATTGAAACACGTGGAGCAACCCCTGACGGCCTGAACCTGGTATGTCAATTCGGCTGAGAAAAAGATCCTAAGAGGGGGCTGGGCGGAGGCCGTCAACATGGCTGGTCTGCAATGTTCGGTATAACTCCCAAGCCAAGTGAGTCTTGAGCGCGCGAAGTGCAGCCCGTTTCGTTTTTCCTTCTTGCTCCTTCTTCGTCACGAATGTTCTGGTGCGCTCTTCACACCTCAACCGGGTGAGCGCCATCAGGTGAAGCACTCTATTGAGTTGCCGATTGCCGCTGATATTGACGCACCAGCGCGTGTTCTTTCCGCTCCCCCGCTCCACTGGTGCAGCGCCGCAATCACTGGCGAAGTGATGGACATTCTCAAACCGCTTGACATCACCGACTTCAGCCAACACGGTGCCTGCGAGCACCACGCCGATCCCCCGTAACGTCAATAGGGCGGGAGCAACCTGGGCCACCAATGCCGCCATGGCTTGCTCCAGTTCCTTCAGCGCTGCTTCCAACGATGTCAGCACGGCCTGAAGGGCAGTGCGGAGCGCGTCTGTCGTTGTGTCTGGAAGAGCTTCAAGCATCATTTGGTTGGCCTTGCGCTGCGGGACAATTCCTGCAACCGGGTGCGCTGCTGACACGGCCGGTAGGGCGGAAGTTGCGGGTTGGCCAACAGCACCCGAGCGACGTTCTCGGCATCGACCAAGTCGTTCTTCTTCTTCCCCCGACGCGCTCGGTATTGGCTGGTCAGGCTGGGATGGATGTGATACACCGATGCGTCCCTGGCCAAGAGCAACGCCAGTAGGGGAGCCACATCACGGTTGCCTGCGCCTTCAATCGCCCAGCAAGGCTGTTTAAAACGACCCGACCAGAGCCACAACTGGTGGAGACCGTCGGCGTCGTTTTGGACGCTGAGGCTGTCGAGAATGACGCCACGCGAGTCGAGAGCAATGGCGGTGTGAGTTGTTGGGTGGGGATCAAGTCCAAGAATGATCATGACGCCCTCCAGCAGATGTTCGGCGTTTCACCACCACCCGCGCAGGTCTGTTCTGGATTGGGCCCTGGGGCAGCCTGATATCAAGCGAAGAGCGATGGTGGAGCGCCGTTGAGGAAGAGAACGCGCCATTCAGGCCGAGGCGATTTCCGCAGACACAAAGAGGACGACGTTCTCTCCTCACCTCATTCTGGACATACAGACACAATGTATGAGGGAGAGCGGAATCTCAGCACACACCCAACAAGAAACCCGCCCTGTTCAGAGCGGGGCGCCGTGGCGTTTGGGGAGACTTGCTCCCGCCGAAGCGTGTGGGGAAGATAGCAGACTGGCCTGAGTCCGTGCTCTCACCCACGCTGATGCGTGGGCCAAGGCTTTTCATGGGTAGGTCAGAGCCGTTCTCTGGGCCTTACTCCCTACCAACAAGCCCAACACACCAGACTGCATTACACAGTCCAACGGCCGAACCAAGGCTTCCGGTAAGACCGCCAAACGCCAGAAGCCTCAGCCCGCCGTGACGCCAGTTAAGGCAACACAACCGCCACACCCCCTTGCCCCACCACTAAAACATCAATGCCCCGAAGTATCAGGTGCTGAGGGAACAGATTCTATGCCCGGATCAAGTTAGTCCAGTTCAGTTTGAAAGAGCCTGCTGGTTGACCAACGCGCGAGGAGCGGCGGCGTGAGCCGCATCCCCACATCCCGGAGCCTCCGCAATCCGTCTGCTTCCAGTTGGCCGACGCGCCCCAGGAAGTGAGAAGCGGTTTGAACTTGGTTCACCCGGCGCCGCCGGAGGGCCTCATACCGTGCCAACGCTGCAGGCACGTTCGGAGCAGCCTTCAGTTGTTGACCCAGAACCCAGGCGTCCTCCAAGCTCATGGCGGCACCTTGGCCGAGGTTGGGCGTCATGGCGTGGGCGGCGTCGCCCAACAGAGCGACGCGGCCCTGCACCCAGCGGGGCAAGTGCACCTCATGAATGTCAGTTCGAATCACTGGGATGTCCGTCTGAAGGGATGACAGCAGTTCGGGGCCAACGCCCCCGAACTCGGTGCAGCGCGCCCGCACCTCCGCGGCGCGGTTCAGGGAGTCGCCAGATTGCCCTTCCAGGGCGTTGGCCGTGACGTACCCGTAGGTTTGCCCGCCTCCAAGGGGAACCAGCCCCAGTCGACAGCCCCGGCCCCACATTTCAACTGCGTGCTGGGGGCCAGAGGAGCTGACCACAAAGCGCCAGCTGGTGTAGCCTGCGTACTGCTTCGGCAAGTCCCCAAATACAAGGTGCCGGACGGCCGAGTGGAGGCCGTCGGCCCCCACCACAACGTCAAACTGATGTGCCGATTCGTCACTGAGGGTGACGTCCACACCCTCAGTGGTCTGATGCAGCGCCTGCAGTGTGGTCGCGAAGTAAATCTGTTCTGTCAGACCCTGGCTCAATACCGCCTGCAGGTCGGCACGGCGCAAGGCAACAGCACCCCCAGAGGCCCCATACGAGATGGTCTGAAGGAGTCGGCCCCCCGCGTCTGTGAGCGAGGCGGCCGCGAGTGGATGGCCGACCTGCATGAGCGATTCGGACAGTCCCAGCCGGTTCATGACCCGCAGGGCATTGCCACTGAGAATCAGGCCAGCGCCCACCGGCCGCCAGCAGGCCACCTTTTCGATGATTTTGACCTGCATTCCAGTACGAATCAGCGCCTGAGCCAGTCCCAGCCCTCCAATACCAGCACCCACAATCAGAACACGGGGTGTCATGGTGTTCCTGCACCGGGGTGTAGTGCCCGAACCTGCAGCTGCAGCAGCGCCTCCAGTTGATGCCGGGTGTCAATCAGCGTGGCTCCACCGCTCAACCAGTTCACCAGACAGGCCTGATACAGCGAAAAGACCGCGACGGCTGCGATGTGGGGGTCGACATCGGCCGAAACCTCGCCCCCCTGTTGCCGCTGCTTGAGCAGTTCGGCCAACTGCTGCACAAAAGCCTGGCCCTGCTTTATTTCCCGAGTACGCCACGGACTCTGGTGAAAGAGCACCAGGCGAAGAAAATCACTGGCCAGGACCTGACGCGTCTCGTAAAATGCAAAAAAAGGATCGAACACTTGGGGAAGCACTTGCATCAGCGGTCCCTCCAGGCGGCCCGGGTGCAGGGCTAACTTGATCGTCTGGGCAATAACATCATGGAAGACCATGAGCAGCAGATCGGCCTTATCGGAGGCGTACCGGAAGACAGTCCCGGTGGCGACATCCGCTTCTGCAGCAATCTGACGTACGGTGGTGGCCTCGTAACCCTGCTGGGTGAAAAGCGCTAGTGCTGCGGCGTGGATCCGCTCCAGTTTGTCTTGCTTATGACGTTCACGGCGGCTCAAGTGCTGCGGATCAGGCGGGCGCGTCACTGGGTTGCCTGATCCGCGCAGACGCCCCTGGCTGGAACGTCACCGGACATCAGCAGCAAAGCAGGAATGAAGTTGACCCAAAATCCACTGAGCGGAGCCAGAGTGACCTGAACGGCCGTCAAGACCAGCAATGCCAGTCCGGTGCCTCTGGGAAACCGGTGTCCCGCTCGGGCTGTGGACATGATCCAGATGCCCCATAACAGCTGTGTGCCAGCAAAACTTCCGAGTGAACTCCAGAAGGCGGCCTGTCGGTCCAAGTGTGGCGGGTGCCAGGGCGCGCCTATGACGCCCAGGAGTCCGTCTGGTGCCAGGACGGCCAGATGAGGAATGACGCTGGCCAAGGCCAGGCACAGGTGGATCAAAGCCACGCCGATCAAGAGACGTCCTGCCCATAGGTACATGCTCAGCTCCTTTTGAATGTGTTCGATAATGAACGTGTTCATTATCATGGTCTGAACCAAGAGCAGCAAGGAACAAAGTCCCTTACCCGGATGGACTGCGCGCAAGGCGTCTGGTGACGCTCATGAACAACCCCATTTTGGTTCGAGAAGAATGCATCCGGTTGCTCCTCATCTGAACGCTTCACCTCTGAACTTGCCCACTGAATCATAAGGATGAGGCAGAGAGGGAGAGCCGTCTGCTCGTTGCCTTCTAGCGCTTCCATATGCTGAATGCTCATCCTCCTGGTGAACCAGCTTAAGACGCCTTGAAGGTTGCCAAATAGAGCAAGCATGTCTCAGACGCATACTTTCGATGCGAAGGGAAGCGTCCACCTTCTGAAAAACGGACGTGCGAGTGGGGCGGAAGCAGGCCCTCACACTGGTTCGAGCCCAGTGACCCACACCCTCACAGGCGGCCCAAGCGGTCGCCTTCTCCTTTGCCTCGGCCAGTTGGATTGAAGAAAAGTTCAGCTGTTCAGCTCACTGAGGGCGGATGATGGCGTTCCTCTTGGACAACAGGAATCCCTCTTCAGCGCCTGTCCTGATCACTGATCAGTTACGAAGTGACGAGGCTGCGATTCGGGAGATCTCGAGCCTGAAGGGCGTCGACTACCGGCAGGTGATCTCCACAACGCGGTGCAACAACTTGGTCGGACAGTCTCACCGTCCCGCACGACGTCAAGAGCGATATCAACTTGGAGTCAAACGGTGAAGACGAGCGCAGGAATTTCTGAGCCTGCACGCCCGTCTTGAAAAGTTCCGGTGCCGTTACGCTTCAGCGAAGAGGAACCGGTAAGCCTGTGGATTCCTCAGAGTGCAGAGCGTTGCCGTGGGCCGCATGTACCGCATCCGCCGCACGACCTTCCCCATCGGCAGAGCAGTCGAAGTCCCTCGCTACCAGATTGAAGCTGCTCCGGGCAACAAGCTGGAATTGATCCAGGAAGTGCGCCGTCTGCGGGTGGATTTTGCCACCTTCGGTGCCCGCGCTGTCGCCTGTGCCACGGACATTCAGCCGGAAGGCTGGGAGATTCGGGGCCTCATCGCCGTGGATGCCGTCGCCTTTGAACACGCGCTTCAGCAGGCGATGATCAATCACACCTCGCGCAAGTTCGGGGCCGTCATCGGAAACGAGTGATATCTGATGGCCCCCATTGAATGGCACGCGCCCCCACGGGCGGGACAATTCGTGGTGGTGGGCCTGTACCGCTAGCCCCGCGCCCCGCTGGTGCAGCAATTCCTGAACGTTCCGGTAGCTTAGTGGGAAGCGGTGATACAGCCAGACGGCATACTGAATGATGTTCATGGAGAAACGGTGGCGATCTGTTTTGGGTCAGTCACAGTGGGCGAGCCTCCCCAGCCCGGTGAAGGCAACACAACCGCGTGATGCCCTCACGCGCTCTACACTCAACGCATCAACGCCAGAAATGTGTCGACGGTCTCTGGACAAAACTGCCGTCCCCGTTGCGCCTCAATCTCAGCCAAGGCCGCCTCACGACTCCAGGCCGCTTTATACGGGCGCTCACTCACCAAAGCATCAAACACATCACAGACCGCAAATAGGCGACCCAACAACGGAATCTGCTCGCCCACCAAGCCCGTGGGGTACCCGGTTCCATCCCAGCGTTCATGATGCGACGCAATGAGTTCCAGCACAGCCAAAGGCAACCCGGGCAGGCGGGCTGCCAGTTCTGTTCCCTTGACGACATGGGTTTCCATG of the Deinococcus sp. QL22 genome contains:
- a CDS encoding aspartate aminotransferase family protein, translating into MTVLTNTQRWLDSEHRYDSGVFNKHPLVLVRGQNTTVWDAEGRAYLDCATGAGVASVGHCNPDVVRAIQQQAATLLTVAQTIPNDKRAEFLEVLTSLLPDPLHRVFLCSSGTEAMEAAKKFAVTATRRSKFIAMKRGFSGRSLGALAFTWEPAYREPFGAILDSANVEFIAYGDTEALQAALDDSVAAVILEPVQGEGGVRPADLTFMQVARDLTRQHGALLILDEIQTGFGRTGKMFAMEHFGIVPDGITLAKAMGGGIPIGAFVTTADVASRMPKGGHGGTFGGNPLAMAAGTAAMRFTAREHLPEQAAEKGAYFLQQLRAITSPKIREVRGLGLMIGVELKQKSAPIIAALEQDEGVLALPATSLVVRFLPPLTITHDEIDQVVTAFERVLQRS
- a CDS encoding transposase, with amino-acid sequence MLTSLEAALKELEQAMAALVAQVAPALLTLRGIGVVLAGTVLAEVGDVKRFENVHHFASDCGAAPVERGSGKNTRWCVNISGNRQLNRVLHLMALTRLRCEERTRTFVTKKEQEGKTKRAALRALKTHLAWELYRTLQTSHVDGLRPAPS
- a CDS encoding IS110 family transposase — its product is MIILGLDPHPTTHTAIALDSRGVILDSLSVQNDADGLHQLWLWSGRFKQPCWAIEGAGNRDVAPLLALLLARDASVYHIHPSLTSQYRARRGKKKNDLVDAENVARVLLANPQLPPYRPCQQRTRLQELSRSARPTK
- a CDS encoding FAD-dependent monooxygenase, giving the protein MTPRVLIVGAGIGGLGLAQALIRTGMQVKIIEKVACWRPVGAGLILSGNALRVMNRLGLSESLMQVGHPLAAASLTDAGGRLLQTISYGASGGAVALRRADLQAVLSQGLTEQIYFATTLQALHQTTEGVDVTLSDESAHQFDVVVGADGLHSAVRHLVFGDLPKQYAGYTSWRFVVSSSGPQHAVEMWGRGCRLGLVPLGGGQTYGYVTANALEGQSGDSLNRAAEVRARCTEFGGVGPELLSSLQTDIPVIRTDIHEVHLPRWVQGRVALLGDAAHAMTPNLGQGAAMSLEDAWVLGQQLKAAPNVPAALARYEALRRRRVNQVQTASHFLGRVGQLEADGLRRLRDVGMRLTPPLLARWSTSRLFQTELD
- a CDS encoding TetR/AcrR family transcriptional regulator — translated: MSRRERHKQDKLERIHAAALALFTQQGYEATTVRQIAAEADVATGTVFRYASDKADLLLMVFHDVIAQTIKLALHPGRLEGPLMQVLPQVFDPFFAFYETRQVLASDFLRLVLFHQSPWRTREIKQGQAFVQQLAELLKQRQQGGEVSADVDPHIAAVAVFSLYQACLVNWLSGGATLIDTRHQLEALLQLQVRALHPGAGTP
- a CDS encoding DUF6463 family protein, coding for MNTFIIEHIQKELSMYLWAGRLLIGVALIHLCLALASVIPHLAVLAPDGLLGVIGAPWHPPHLDRQAAFWSSLGSFAGTQLLWGIWIMSTARAGHRFPRGTGLALLVLTAVQVTLAPLSGFWVNFIPALLLMSGDVPARGVCADQATQ